ttgtacAGCTCTTTCTTGTTGTAAGGACAGGAGCGACAACTTCCAAACTGTTCGCCTGAGCTGAAACCAGAAGTCCTTTCTGAAGTAGTTTTAAAACTGCGCTAGGCTACTGACGCTTTAGGCAGAAGAGCTTTTGATCATAAGATCCACAGGATGAAACACCCCACCCCGTTAGAAACAGGGCAGCCtgggttttggagtcaggcaggCCCGGGCTGGGACCCCAGTAGTTACCCCTGAGTCGGCTCAATCTCCCCACACTCACTTTTTCATCTGTAAGCTGGGGGGGTTGGGAAGATTACATGAGGTGATCCATGCAGAGTACTTAACCTTCTGTGTGGCCCTCAGTGAGAGCTACAGATGATCTCCTCCTAGTTTTGGAAGCTCCATAACTTGCCAAACAGGTCCTGGCAAGGTCTGTTTCAAAGGCTCATGTGGTCAATACCAGAAACCCTCTCAGCAGCTGCCAATCTCTTTCCCCACTGCCCATTTCTGCCACCTCTGGGCCAGACACAAAGCTTGAACACTCCCACTGGGCTTGACCCAGATCAAACCCTCCTTGCTACTTAGGGCAAAGGAGGTCAGGCTGACCAGGCTTTAAATTTTAAATCGTCATTCCACCACTGACCGGCTATGATTCCAGCCAGGCTAACTTCTTTCAACCTGTTTCTTCGTCTGTCAGATGCATACGCAATAACTACCTCACAGGCCAGCTGGTCGCCAAATGAGGAATGCGTGAAAATGTAGCAGTACTTGGCACAAATGGCAGCCAATGGGTTCCTCAACCTCACTGGGCCTGTTTCTTCTAGtgtgaaatggggctaatagGATTAGAAATGGTTTTACACTATGGTTGTGTAAATGGTTCATTTAATCAACACTGCAGGAGTAAATGGCGATAAAGGCAGAGTGACCTTGACTCTGTCTGGAGGCCTTAACCAGACAGATAACACAGGAGCTGGGGCTATCTCCTGATACTCAAAAGGTCAttaagagaagggagaagggatgTCATCTGGTGACTCTCACAACACGTATGCACACATACGCAGACACACTCAACctctaacatttgttattttatttttttaaaaaggttccAATACAAGGCCCCAGAGTAGTGCATGCAAATCAATGACCCTTAAACTGTCCATCACTGTCAGATGACCAGCACAATCTACTACCACAGTCTGTGACCTGGTAAAGAGACCAGCTTCTCACTTTGAGTCCCATCACCTAACTATGCCAATGTCCAACCTATCACGTGGCTCATGAAGACTCAGGTACATTTTAGTATATGAACAGCAAAGACACATTGAGCTGCAAGTACAATGAGTAAAAGTCTTTAGTGtgttagggaaaaataaaaacaaagcataaaaaggaaaagccaaCTTCATTTGATGCCTGAATCCTTAAAGTCTCTTCCATATATGATCTGTATGTAGGGAGATTTGCCAACGCCCTATCAAGAACTTGCTCATTTTCCAACGAAGGGTACCATCTGCCTGGAGGAGTGCAAGAAAGGTGAAATATTCCCATGAGGTAAGAACGTGAATTTGCGGTTGCAATTCACAGGCCACCTTTTCCCTGACGTTAACCCATTTCTGAAATCCATCTTTGTGCCTGTGTGAATTCTGGGAAATGGTACTGTTGAGGAGACTATAGCCACGGAAGAATTCATGGAAGAGTACAGCCATGGAAGAATTCAGTGACATCAGAGGGTTTTAGTTTGGTTTaggatatttgaattttttttttttttttcagttttaaaaatgtttcttaccTGTCTTTCTCAATGCTCTTAGTTGCTTACACATTGCTACCTGTGATTGATTTCAGGGGAAGGGTATGTTTAGTAAACCAGTCTTAACTGAAACCATCAGCTAATTAAAAGAGAGATATTCTCATaagaaaatgatgatgaaaagCAGCATTTAGCTTCTGGAACTACCTGCGTTTTGGTGCAGACAGCTTCCTCCTCTTCAGTCAGAGAGAAATGACAGACTGAGCGAGAGAAGCATGTAGCCATCGATAAAACCCTCCAGAATTCCAGCAGGAAGGGCATGGACACCTATAGCAGGCAACATTTTAGATGCCTGATTGCCAACTTCCCAAAACTACTACAATCAGCGAGGTTGGTACCTGGCTGACGTGAGTATCCCACTCACATTCCTTTGTGAACAGAACCCAAATGCAAAGGGACCATCACAAACCTTCCACCAACTCCCCATTCCCACACCCCTATCCAGGACCTTTTCATTCAGCCCAAAGATCCAACGGGTGCTAACGAACTGTGAATAGTGTCAACACaaatacagattattttaataccacaatgtttttcaaacattCCCAAGATCAACCGGGGTCTTCCCAACACGTAACAAAATGAATTGTAGCCCTCACACCAGTAACCAGTGAGAGTCTGACCCAGTCAGTTAAGGGGAATAAAGTGACTAGTGGTCAATTATTGTTCATTAATTAACAAGTGTAACTGCAGGAACTCTACCCCCAGCTGAGCACACTTGGGTATCATGATGTCAGATGTCAGTTAAGGGTTATGTTCCTGTAACCAAAGCACCAAAGCTAAATTAATAATTTCCCTTTTTGTCCTTAATTGATGAGGAGTTCAAGTACTACAGTGGTAGCAGAATGGTTCTGGGTTGTGCCTCTTCCAACACTTTAGTTTCTTAGTGCTAAGCATTGGGAAGAAAGTACCTCACCAGTGCCCCAAGTCAGGACAGGATGAACCAGAAGGGAAGAAGGTTGATCGGCTAGCCTTGGAAATTACGTTTATCTTCTGACTTAGAGCAGCTTCCTGACAACATTCCTGACAATGTTCCACAAAAGCTTCGTGATCACCAATTCCTAAGTGATAGACTGGGCCCTCTGAAAAATTCCAGGTCCATGTAATTTTGCCAAAGCTCTAGAGGTTTCTCCAAGGACGGACAATTGTTCCAGCAGTCATTCAGTTTCAACAGAGCAACATTTGGGTGGAGACTCTTCTCCCAAATATTACTACCTCTATCAACCACAAAGTGAACCACCTCTGTTTTCTAAAAAGCTCATGGTCAGACTCACAGAGCTACCCAGCACTGGGAGTCACTTCCTAAAAGAGACAAACAACTTCAACAGAGGGAAACAGACCCTGGTGAAACCTCATTCCCCGTTACCCCCTCTTACAGAGGTGCTGGGCTCTCCTGGGTGTAAACCAGTGCCTTCCCAGTGATACCTCACCCTTCCATTGCACAGGCAGGATGTACCCAGCAGGGCAGAGGAAGCCCCAAACGAAAGGAACCCACAGCCTAATGGGGACAGACTTCTGCCAGAGCAGAGTAAGGTTTAAAGAAATCCACCTCGTCCGTCCGTCTTGGCTAAAGGAGGGCCCTAGAGAAGGCTGCCCTGTAATACTGCATAATGACCAAAGACTAGGTAGGAGCAAATGGACCAGTAGCCAGCTCTGGACTGGGCCCAACAGAATTGCATTTAGTTTTATCTCAGTAGTGAAAATTTTAAGTCCCCTAAAgggaaaacacaattaaaaaaaacaaaaacaaaacaaaaaacaggaaaaaaacccaGCAAATGAATGCTGATTCCTCCTGTTCTAGCTCCCATTTTATTACTCAGCTATAGTGAGAAAACCTCCAGATGCACAGCATGAAATAGATTTCCTCCCCTAACCTGTGTGCATCTTAATCTTtacccttcctccttcccatcaACCCCACCAACCCTCTCTCCTGCTCCACTGGCTCCTGCCAGGCCCTGGACACACAGGTGCCCTGCCCACCCGCTGGTCAGTCCGCACCCCCCTTCTGTTTGGCCAGGGTGCGCTTCAGCTCCCGCAGGTTCTCCGTCAGCACCTCCACCTCGTCCAGGCGGCCGCACTGCTTGGCGTCAAAGATGTACGCCTTGATGTTATCGATCTGCTGCAGGAGGAGCTCCTCTTCTATGGGCTCCTCGCCCTCAGGCGCGCCGTCACTGTCCGCCTCGAAGGGGTTGGGACCGGCGGCTTCCTCGAAGGGGTTGCCAGGAACAGGAGGCCTTGCGTGCCTCTGGTGAGGATGCTCGTCTTCCTCCTCGAAAGGGGTGGGTGCTGGGCTGTCTGAGTTAGTGAAGGGATTCCCTTCcactgcctcctcttcctcctcttcctcaaaaGGATTGTAATCTTTGAGGACGCGGGATGAAGAGCTGAAAGAAGGCTCTGCAGCAGGAGGGCTGCTAGAGCCCTCTGCAGCCGGGCTGGAGAGGCCCTCCTCCTCAAAGGGGTTTAGGGAGGGGACCCCATGTGACTGCAATAAGGTGCTCTGGGGGAGCAATTCCGGGCTAAGCGCTGGGGGCCCAGACCACACTCGGAGGGGCTCGAGAGCTGAGCTGGGTGAAGGGGTCTTGGGAGCCGCACTGCTCTGAACTGGGGAGGAGCCCAGATCCAAGGCATGAGCAAGGTGGGTGCGAGGCTGTCTGCTGGGCTCCAGCTGAAAAGGCCTGACTTCTTGGAAGTCCAGGGACCGGGTGCGTGTGTGCAGGGATGCTGCCTGGAACTGCTCCCTTTCTCGTTCCCACTCACGTTCACATAGCATCTGCAGCTGCTCCCGCTGCAGGTCCTCCTCCTCAGCCTGCTTCCGGGACAGCTCGATGGCCTTCTCTGTCTGCTGCTGGTCGTACTCGTCCTGCAGCTGCCGCAGGTTCTCCTGCAGTGTGCGCACTTCGTCTGTCCGGCCTGCGGCCTTGGCCTGCCTGATAAACGACGTGATGTTGTGGATCTGCTGCAGGAGGGGGTCCGAGTGCTCGCTCTCCCCTTGGCCTCCTGACAGGGGGAGCCAGCCCTCAGCCTTCCTCAAGGGCACATGGCCCCTGCGAAGGGATGCCACCTCCCCATTGGCACGAGATGGCATGTCCCTCCGCCTTTCCTCAAGCCTTCGCTGGGATTCCAGGGCAGCCTGGGGAGACACCAAAGCCAGAGAAGAAACACAGTTACAAGCCAACAGCAACCACACCGTCAGCTGCCCACTGCCCTCCCTCTAGTCCTGTGCCCGCGAGGCTCCAACTGCCCACCTCAACACTAAAATAACCAACTGCTAAAATCAAGCTATGCTTTTGTttcagagggagagaaggggacaaACCCTGATTTTCAACAATGAAATAACGAATAacagtaagtttttattttaaagttctttttttggggggaggggaacaggactttattggggaacagtgtgtatttccaggactttttccaagtcgagttgttgtcctttcaatcttagttatggagggcgccgttcagctccaggtccagttgccattgttagttgcagggggcacagccctccatcccttggtggagagcccacgctccaaccaactgagccatccgggagctcagcggcagctcagctcaaggtgccatgttcaatcttagttgcagggggcagagtcaagaaattgaaccggcaaccttgtggttgagagcccactggcccatgtgggaatcgaactggcagcctttggcactaggagcacggagctccaaccacctgagccaccgggccggctcaaCAGTaagttaaagataaaattttctCAATCTTAGTTTCACTGACTGTATACTAGTCTTAAACCTCTGAGGCATTTATATTAGAATCTCACACAGTATTAAATAcacatattattttctgtttaataatgCATATTCCAAAGCATTCTACAAAGAACTCCCTGGCGTCTGGGTCATCTGCAACCTGTACTAGAGAGAGAGAACTGCCAGTCTCTGTGGAATCCTGGACAGGAGAAAACCAGTAGACCCTCTGAAAGAAAACTAGGACTTGCAGAGAAAACCAAACAATTTTGAGTTCTATAGATGAGGGCGAGGCCAGaacagaacagaagaaaaagggaaactaGAATGAGAGGTTCTGATTTACAACCTTGTAGGAACCCTTGGCATTTGTGGCGGCCTCCGTGCTCAGGAGCGCCGCAGGAGGAAGCCAGATACCAGCGTCCCTACGCTCCACTCACCTGTTTCTCCAGGATCCTCTTCTTCTCCACCTCCTGCTTCAGTGCCTCAAACTGTTCTTTCGTTGGCAGTGACATCAAACCAAGCAACTTTTCCTATAGGGAGTCACAGACAATTTTACACTTAAATCCCTTTAGGAAAAAGTGAACCTTAAGCCATGTGTTGAGAGTCCACTTAAGCTAAGTCACTCCACCCTCGGACAGTCACATTAATGAGCAGTAGCAGGAAAGGCCCTAACCCTTAAATCAGGCCAGAAAGTCACCTTCCAAATGAGCCTGGCTTTTCCTTCTGACATGACCAACACCGGGCAGTCCAGTTCTGCACATTCACAATGAGGCCTTTTCCCTGCCTGCCCCATCCGAGCCCCCTACCACCTTTCCCTGCTTTACGTCTGTCCACAGCACTTTTCAACATACGCTATATGGTTTAGGTGTTTCTTGTTTGTACCCCTCTCTAGCATAGAAGCTTTGTGAGAACAGGGATGTTTGCCTTTTTGCTCATGGCAGGCTACCCACCACCTAGCACACACTGCCTGCTACACATAAGCACTCAGCACATGACTGTGGAATATAGTTGCTCATCAAAAGGAGAAAGGGCTTGATTCTCTGCAATATGGCATTGGAAAACTAACCCAATAGGACTCTATTAGAGCTGTCATGGAGCCCCCGAGGTGGCTAACTGTGACGCTCACAAGGGGCTTTCTAAGGTAGAGACAATTCAGAGCTAACCACCTAACTCTAGTCTGCCCTTGAACAAGGAGCTGTTTCCTCCCAATCAATGGTCTAGGCAGAGTTCCTTAGGAGTAATCCTAAGGAAGAAATGGTACATACACGTATGTCCATCAGGCAATACTCCTAACAGCAAAAAAAGATGGGAATCTATCAAGTGCCCAACGAAaggggaatggttaaataaagGACGGTGTATACGTCAAAGCAGTACTCTGTAGCCATTCAAATGAGAGCTATTTGAGGACTATGCAAAAAAGTACTTATGATATaaaattcagtgataaaaagagaagacataaatttGCAAATATACACTAATTATAACTACTTTATATAacaaatgcaaatggaaaaaaaagaagaaaatataccagAATGATGCACGACGGTACTGAGGACATAGGATTAAAAGGAGTTTTTACTGTTCtttgaaattcatatttttctctaaatgtgGCACAATGcatttataatcttaaaaaatagtaaatgtacaaataaaaactaaacaagcCATTCGCTTGGTCTGCCTGCTGAGTGGTAGAAGAGCAGGGGTGGCAATGCGATGTTTCTGCCACACCAGGATGGCGTTACCTGCACAAAAAGTGTCGCTGAGTATCTGATCATCCTCTGCAGCCGCAAAGTGTTTGTATGTGGTGGAGGGTCCTGGTTCAAGCCTAAGGTTAAGATCTTCTTACTGAATTGAAACAAACACATCAATGTAACAAGCACCGAGCACCGACCGCCTCAGAAACAAGGCTGAAAAGTCTCTGAGTTGCCAGGCTTGCATGCTGGGAAGATTTGTGGAGGAGACGGGTTAGAGACTCCACTAAAGTGTCCTTGAAGGCAAAGCCTCTTTCTTACACTTTGGCTGTCCCCAAGGCCTCTAACACAGCACAGGGTGCATGACAAACACTTGGCCATAGAGGGATTGACCACACGTGTAGGGCCAGCTTCATGCATGAGTGACCTGCGCAGCCACACAGAGTCTGGTGCTTAGAAGAGCCCTGGGCTGGGTTTAATATTCTGCTGTCACTGTCTTAAAATccttaataattttgaataagGGACTTGCATTTTCATCTTGCACCCACAAATTACAAAGCCAGTCCTGCATGTACAGACAGACAAGGATTTCTCATCTCGTCAGTTCTTTCTCTGAGTCGCTGTTCTTCCTACACTGCAAAGGGCTGATTTAACCCCAACAGCCAGTCCACAGTTAAAAAGCAGTTGTCCACTTGAAGAAAGAGTCTGAGTTTCATCCTGGCTTGAGTCTGAGTTTCCACCCTGGCTCCACCACTTTCCCTCGCTATGGTGCATTATTTTCTCACCTATACAATGGGAATGTTAATCCCTACCTCACAGGGTAATTTTGGTAGAATAAATGAGCTATACACTATATGGAAGCATCCAGTGATAtctcctggcacacagctggtgTCAGTAAGCTCCTATTCctttaataataatgaacattCGAAATCTTTAACCAAAAGTTACTGAGATGAGTGCCGGAGCTGACAGTTTCCTCAACCTCCTCCTCACATGTACCGCTAACAGCAGGACTCTGGGTAAGCCCTGGTTTGCTAGCCCCCCACCAACGCACTCAAACAGCACCTTCTCCAGTCAAGGCAGCAAAGGAGACATCATGGAACAGACCTTACCTTAAAGCATCTATTAGCTCGTACATTTTTTGCACTTCTACTCGAAGGTCATTGGCATGTTCCAGACTGTAGGTTGTTTCTCCAGCACTAAGGAGGAATCACGGAAATGTTTGATTTAAGTTTCATCACACTGACTGGGGAGTATAGTGTAACAGGACTCTAACTAAGGTTTAAGGCCTCACAAAGGGAGACACAACTGGGATTTCCGACTCTTGTATATAATGTAGCGCTCACTCCTTTTCAAAACATAAGTGTTAATCAACTAGAAGCCACTTTTCAGTTTGCAAACACCATAGGGACAGACTCATGCCTGGGTCTCTGAGGCGCAGCTCTTAAGCTCAAGGCCAAAATAAATGCAACTTAATCTGCTTTGGCCTACTTTCCCTAAACAATTTCATTGTATCTAGTAAGATGTATGAAGTAATTTACTAAATGAGTTTTTGTACTACATCAGAGCAGAAAGTCCTTGGCTTTTCTCAAATACTCCCCAGGGACCACAGGAACAACTGGAAAGCTGACCCGGGGTCCGCAGTGGGGCAGCACGGCACCACATCTATTGCCCCATGCTTATGGAGCTCACGAACAACCGCTCCCGACATGAGAAAAGCATGTTGACTCCGGAtcaagaagggaggagagggaggcactGCGCCGAGGGTGGAGCAGGGGACATCGGGAAGGCCAGAGGCGGCTTAACGCCAGTCTCAGAGAAACAACAGCAGTTATTGTGTGGTCTTAGAACTGTTCCTTTACAAGTCTGTCATTCCCACCAGACTGCTGAAGTCCAAGTGCAGTGATTGTGGCTTCTCATTTTCATATTCTCAGCAACTAGCACATGGGCCAAGGTTCCTCAGTGTTTACTGAGAAGAGAAACATTTCAGAAGATCTTGCAGCAATTAATCTAGCCTCGGCAATGGCCACTCAACTCCTTTTCTGAGACAGCAGcaatttaagtgaaataagtacaCAGGACTGTTGCATTTACCTATTTTACCATCTATGTAACAGTCCTAGCTGGAAAAATATTGGTGTGTGCTGTAATTTGAGGATTCAGTAAAGTTGTTTCATCTTTCACTGAACAGTTTGCAAAAAGAACATCGGACCAGAATTGAGAAGACTTGTGCTTTGTCTCAAGCTCTCCAAGTCACATGGAAAATAACAAGGTTGGCCCAAATCTGAAATCACTTCCCCTGGTCTCAATCATGTCAACAAATTGCATTTCCCTCAGAGCAACTGTCACATCTGAAGTTACCTTGTTCATTATTTGTTCACTTGCATATGGCCTGTGCCAGACTTGGCCCGTGGGCTCAGGTGTGCCCACCCCTGCTATAAAAGAAATGCCTGCTCTAAGCCCTGACAGCTGTGTCCCCTGAGGTGGCACTGCCCTTGCTCACCTCCAGATGCTGCACTCGGCAGTGATGCCTATTGCCCAAGGCCCTTTCCAAACCTGCTCAATCTGGGGTCACCTGAACATGGCTACAGAGGATAGTAATGTGTGCCACGAAAATACAGACATGACAAAGCTTCTCTGCAGTCAGTCACAGAAGAAAAGCACGGCCAGAGttaagattttcattttcagCTACTGAAGATTTGAACTAAAATACCTGAAAAGTGTCATtgaattagaaaaacagaaaacagcttaCTTTAATGATGCTGCCATCTTGATGTATTCAGGAGCTTTTTGGTCAACTTTCTCCATGCAAAGGCGTAATttctaagaaggaaaaagaaggtgAGTGATGCTCTCAAGGTACAGAAGAGCCTGCCCAGAAGTTATGCTGCatcaacagaaatatattttaaatgtgcagttttctgaaatgtaaaaatgcagagagtagttttttgttttgtttttgctgttatcAATTTCCTGAGTTACAGACCTACTTTACAAGCAGAAAATTTtgcaggaaggaaagagagaacaaaatttTTGACTGGATGTTTTTGACAGGAGCAAGGCCTTCCAGGACACACGCCAGAGTTTATCAAGGCAAAGAAAAGGAACTAGTTGCTACACTCTTTCTCGGCCAGGTGATGCA
This Rhinolophus sinicus isolate RSC01 linkage group LG10, ASM3656204v1, whole genome shotgun sequence DNA region includes the following protein-coding sequences:
- the RBSN gene encoding rabenosyn-5 isoform X2 is translated as MRKSTPGKTMMSKGKLKKAKKAKNRLLKREGEDRAESGTQGYESFSYGGVDPYMWEPQELGAVRSHLSDFKKHRAARIDHYVVEVNKLIIRLEKLTAFDRTNTESAKIRAIEKSVVPWVNDQDVPFCPDCGNKFSIRNRRHHCRLCGSIMCKKCMELISLPLANKLTSASKDSLSTHTSPSQSPNSVHGSRRGSISSMSSVSSVLDEKDDDRIRCCTHCKDTLLKREQQMDEKEHTPDIVKLYEKLRLCMEKVDQKAPEYIKMAASLNAGETTYSLEHANDLRVEVQKMYELIDALSKKILTLGLNQDPPPHTNTLRLQRMIRYSATLFVQEKLLGLMSLPTKEQFEALKQEVEKKRILEKQAALESQRRLEERRRDMPSRANGEVASLRRGHVPLRKAEGWLPLSGGQGESEHSDPLLQQIHNITSFIRQAKAAGRTDEVRTLQENLRQLQDEYDQQQTEKAIELSRKQAEEEDLQREQLQMLCEREWEREREQFQAASLHTRTRSLDFQEVRPFQLEPSRQPRTHLAHALDLGSSPVQSSAAPKTPSPSSALEPLRVWSGPPALSPELLPQSTLLQSHGVPSLNPFEEEGLSSPAAEGSSSPPAAEPSFSSSSRVLKDYNPFEEEEEEEAVEGNPFTNSDSPAPTPFEEEDEHPHQRHARPPVPGNPFEEAAGPNPFEADSDGAPEGEEPIEEELLLQQIDNIKAYIFDAKQCGRLDEVEVLTENLRELKRTLAKQKGGAD
- the RBSN gene encoding rabenosyn-5 isoform X1; this encodes MASLDDPGEVREGFLCPLCLKDLQSFYQLQSHYEEEHSGEDHDVKGQIKSLVQKAKKAKNRLLKREGEDRAESGTQGYESFSYGGVDPYMWEPQELGAVRSHLSDFKKHRAARIDHYVVEVNKLIIRLEKLTAFDRTNTESAKIRAIEKSVVPWVNDQDVPFCPDCGNKFSIRNRRHHCRLCGSIMCKKCMELISLPLANKLTSASKDSLSTHTSPSQSPNSVHGSRRGSISSMSSVSSVLDEKDDDRIRCCTHCKDTLLKREQQMDEKEHTPDIVKLYEKLRLCMEKVDQKAPEYIKMAASLNAGETTYSLEHANDLRVEVQKMYELIDALSKKILTLGLNQDPPPHTNTLRLQRMIRYSATLFVQEKLLGLMSLPTKEQFEALKQEVEKKRILEKQAALESQRRLEERRRDMPSRANGEVASLRRGHVPLRKAEGWLPLSGGQGESEHSDPLLQQIHNITSFIRQAKAAGRTDEVRTLQENLRQLQDEYDQQQTEKAIELSRKQAEEEDLQREQLQMLCEREWEREREQFQAASLHTRTRSLDFQEVRPFQLEPSRQPRTHLAHALDLGSSPVQSSAAPKTPSPSSALEPLRVWSGPPALSPELLPQSTLLQSHGVPSLNPFEEEGLSSPAAEGSSSPPAAEPSFSSSSRVLKDYNPFEEEEEEEAVEGNPFTNSDSPAPTPFEEEDEHPHQRHARPPVPGNPFEEAAGPNPFEADSDGAPEGEEPIEEELLLQQIDNIKAYIFDAKQCGRLDEVEVLTENLRELKRTLAKQKGGAD